The DNA sequence ATAGGAGTTAAGCTAGTTCGGAAATTTTCATGTTGTAAAAATAACTCAACGCCGAAATATTCTTCGTTTTCAAGTATTTTAGATACCACAGCATTGACACCTTGGCCAAAAGAAAGCGCCCTCATAGACAACAGAGCGGGGTGCATTATTCCATCAGGTTGATTACAAGTTTCTTTCTCAATTTGCCAACTTTTTTCTGCCGTACTTCCGTCGGCATAGATATAGTTATTTGTGTGAGTAATAACTGTTTTATTTTCATTTGCTCGAAAATTTCTCACACCTTGAAAAGATTCGAGGACTTCTTTTTCTGGAGAATATCTAGTCCATATTCCATGCCAAGCAATGCCTTCAGAGGTAATTTTTCCAAATAAATTTGTCCAATTTTGTTCTTGGCTATTCATAAGTGTTTTTAGTTGGTTTCAAAAGGGGGCGATATTCAGACAGAAATGTTGTATACTTCTAGGCAGTCCAAGTACCATGCCAGTCAGCGTTGGCATGATATTGACAGAAATTCTGCCAATTTTGTAATTGTGGATCTAATATATTGGTAGTCATGTCACCCTCACTAAACTTTAGGTTTCATTATTTGAATTTCAAGATATTCTCTGACTGCTGCGGCTGAATCTAATTGTAACACGGCGGTGGCGATCGCTTCTGCTTGCGCCATCGTTAATTGGGAAATTGCTGTCTTGATGGCGGGAATTGCTGCGGCATTTACGCTCAATTCATCTACACCCAAACCTACTAAGATAGGTACAGCGTTTGAGTGGGAAGCCAACTCACCGCACACGCCTACCCAAATCCCAGCATTATGGGCAATTTGCACGGTTTGGGCGATCGATCGCAACACCGCAGGTGCAAAGGCATCGGCAAGATTTGCTACTTTGGGATTGGTGCGATCGCTTGCCATCACATATTGGCTTAAATCGTTAGTACCGATGCTGAAAAAGTCAACTTCTGCTGCTAGTTTATCGGCACAAATTACAGCAGCGGGTACTTCTATCATAATTCCCACTGCCATAGTTTCATCGAAGAGAATTCCGGCTTGGCGTAACTCTGCTTGTGCAGTTGCGAGAATTTTTTTAGCGGCGCGAATTTCCGTAATTGACGCCACCATCGGAAACATTACTTTAATCTTATGTTGATGCGTCGTTCGCAGAATTGCTCTTAATTGTATTTTCAGTAAATCCGGGTAATCCAACGAAAAGCGAATGCCTCGCCATCCCAAGAAAGGATTGGTTTCTAATGCGGAATGCAAATAAGAAATTGGTTTGTCTCCGCCGATATCCAAAGTGCGAATAATTAAAGGATGAGGTGATATAGTAGAAGCGATCGCCTCATATATCTGCAACTGTTCCTCTTCACTTGGCGGCGTGTGGCGATGGAAATACAAGAACTCGCTTCGCAGCAATCCTACCCCTTCTGCACCCGCATTCACAGCTACTTTGGCATCTGCGATCGAGCCTATGTTTGCCATCACTTTGATTTCGCGTTTATCGCTAGTGATAGCAGGTTTTTGCGCTACTTCTTTGAATGCTATTTGTGCAGCCAAACGACTATCTCGTTTTGCTTGTAATTCACTCAACTGCGCTTCATCTGGTTGTACCCACACCTCACCCGTTTCCCCATCCAAAACAATGAGAGTGCCATTTTCCAAGTGCAACAACTCCTCACTCACTCCCATCACGGCGGGAATGCCGAGCGATCGCGCCAGAATACCGCTGTGAGAATTAGCACTTCCGCTTACCGTACAAATACCCAACACCTTGGTTTTGTCTAACTGCGCCGTTTCCGAAGGACTTAAATCGTTAGCTACCAGAATGGCTGGCTCTGGCAAATTCAGAGGTGCTGCTGCTACGCCTGTCAGCAATCGCAGCACTCGCTGCCCCACGTCCCGGACATCAGCCGATCGCGCCTGTAAGAAAGGGTCTGCCAAAGCTTCGTAAGTACGTGCTGTTTTATCTATTACCACTTTCCAAGCTGTGGTGCCAGCTAATCCATATTCAAAAATCCGCTGACGCGCCGCCTCTAGCACAGTTGGATCTTCCAAACATAACAAATGTGCATCGAAAATAGCCGCTTCTTGTTCTCCCGCTTCCGTAGCTGCATTTTGGCGGAGCATTTCAATTTCGCGATGAGCGGTGGCAATTGCTGCGTGCAATTTCTGCCATTCTGTCTGGGGATTATCTACTTGTATATCTTCTATTTCTGCCAATGTTTGTTGATACAAAAACACCCGTCCGATCGCAATGCCTGGAGATGCGGGGATGGCAGATAAAGAAGAGCGGGAAAGGGGGGGAGTGGGAGTGGGAAAAAGGGGAGGAATGGGGGAATCTTTCAGCGATTCGCCGAAGTTGGTTTCTACTAATTGCTGCAATGCTGCCAAAGCTTCATCTGCATCGCTTCCTGAAGCTGCGATCGCAATTTCATCTCCTCGACAAACGGCCAGCGTCACTAACTGATTTATACTTTTTGCATTGACCGCATCGCTGTTTGCAGAAACATTCCGCACCGTTATTTCACATTTAAATTTGCCAGCAGTGGCAACGAATTTAGCAGCGGGA is a window from the Aerosakkonema funiforme FACHB-1375 genome containing:
- a CDS encoding DUF3598 family protein, whose product is MTTNILDPQLQNWQNFCQYHANADWHGTWTA
- the ptsP gene encoding phosphoenolpyruvate--protein phosphotransferase, whose product is MIGIVIVSHSAKLAAGVQELATQMVQGEVKIAVAAGIDDPENPFGTDPIQVHQAIESVYSDDGVIVLMDLGSAVLSAEMALEFLSEEQQNKVKLCEAPLVEGTIAAVVQAANGADIEQVLTEARGALAAKVAQLGTPPISSPSVHRGGHKEGAKEIYLTVKNRMGLHARPAAKFVATAGKFKCEITVRNVSANSDAVNAKSINQLVTLAVCRGDEIAIAASGSDADEALAALQQLVETNFGESLKDSPIPPLFPTPTPPLSRSSLSAIPASPGIAIGRVFLYQQTLAEIEDIQVDNPQTEWQKLHAAIATAHREIEMLRQNAATEAGEQEAAIFDAHLLCLEDPTVLEAARQRIFEYGLAGTTAWKVVIDKTARTYEALADPFLQARSADVRDVGQRVLRLLTGVAAAPLNLPEPAILVANDLSPSETAQLDKTKVLGICTVSGSANSHSGILARSLGIPAVMGVSEELLHLENGTLIVLDGETGEVWVQPDEAQLSELQAKRDSRLAAQIAFKEVAQKPAITSDKREIKVMANIGSIADAKVAVNAGAEGVGLLRSEFLYFHRHTPPSEEEQLQIYEAIASTISPHPLIIRTLDIGGDKPISYLHSALETNPFLGWRGIRFSLDYPDLLKIQLRAILRTTHQHKIKVMFPMVASITEIRAAKKILATAQAELRQAGILFDETMAVGIMIEVPAAVICADKLAAEVDFFSIGTNDLSQYVMASDRTNPKVANLADAFAPAVLRSIAQTVQIAHNAGIWVGVCGELASHSNAVPILVGLGVDELSVNAAAIPAIKTAISQLTMAQAEAIATAVLQLDSAAAVREYLEIQIMKPKV
- a CDS encoding DUF3598 family protein, whose amino-acid sequence is MNSQEQNWTNLFGKITSEGIAWHGIWTRYSPEKEVLESFQGVRNFRANENKTVITHTNNYIYADGSTAEKSWQIEKETCNQPDGIMHPALLSMRALSFGQGVNAVVSKILENEEYFGVELFLQHENFRTSLTPIYGKTGDLERMTLIREQLGSFPDEKPELEVDNISGNWIGKREYMTPDLKVSPASETQQLVLDANAGKNKTFFLPDGVVVNAPKKVEFGEEFEIAAGKFVSKNEYKRLTAKYDESGKFSLLISEVFERKE